Genomic window (Patescibacteria group bacterium):
GGAAGAAGTAATCGCCCGCGCCCTTGGCGCGGGCGTCTGGATGTTCAACGTTGGCACTCAAGTCGACACTTCAAAATCAGCGATTGCCTTAGCTGAAAAATACGAAAAGGGCGTTTACGCTATTATTGGCCTTCATCCAATTCACACTGGCAAATCTTTTCATGACGAGAAAGAGCTTGGTGAAGGCGGTAAAGAATTTACCAGTCGCGGAGAACAGCTTGATCGCGTGCGGTATCTAGAGATGGCGAAACATCCAAAGGTTGTGGGGATTGGGGAGTGCGGGTTGGATTACTACCGAAGCACAGAACATGGAACATGGAACACGGAACAGAAGAAGCAAGAGGAGGCTTTTCGATCACAGATAGAACTGGCAATTGAGGTTAATAAGCCGCTGATGCTTCATGTGCGAAACGGTTCTGGCCGCTCTGCCTACAAAGAAGCCGTTACTATTCTTAAATCTTATAACTCACAACTTAAATCTCAGTTGAAAGGGGACTTCCACTTTTTTGCCGGCAATTGGGAAGAGGCTCGGGAAATTCTTGATGCCGGGTTTAATCTCTCGTTTACCGGCGTTATCACCTTTGCTCGCGATTATGACGAGGTTATTAAAAATGTTCCGCTTGATCGAATGCACGTTGAGACCGACGCTCCGTACGTATCTCCGAAACCCTTCCGTGGTAAACGCAACGAACCGCTCTATGTTTCCGAGGTGGTTAAAGCTATCGCTACAATCAGAAAA
Coding sequences:
- a CDS encoding TatD family hydrolase; protein product: MNLPEYIDVHTHVNFEAFNADREEVIARALGAGVWMFNVGTQVDTSKSAIALAEKYEKGVYAIIGLHPIHTGKSFHDEKELGEGGKEFTSRGEQLDRVRYLEMAKHPKVVGIGECGLDYYRSTEHGTWNTEQKKQEEAFRSQIELAIEVNKPLMLHVRNGSGRSAYKEAVTILKSYNSQLKSQLKGDFHFFAGNWEEAREILDAGFNLSFTGVITFARDYDEVIKNVPLDRMHVETDAPYVSPKPFRGKRNEPLYVSEVVKAIATIRKEELETVKNQIILNTRRLFGLHS